The Emcibacter nanhaiensis genome includes a window with the following:
- a CDS encoding 2Fe-2S iron-sulfur cluster-binding protein, protein MTNFSIRVSGADEKEFRCEADDTILGGALRNGNGFPYECNSGGCGSCQFELLDGEVEELWPDAPGLSPRARERGRRLACQCVPKTDLTIKASFRDEYVPAVAPKKQSLTFVGAKQLTPDMTEFSFKASEDAEFLPGQFAMLDLPGVEGLRAYSMSNLANADGLWNFVIKRVPDGKGTAYLFDIMKSGDEISLDGPYGNSYLRTDNGREIICVAGGSGLSPVLSILRGAVQAPELEGRGLKLFYGGRGPQDICVHDIVAADPLLSSRVEVHTAISDEEAPGASEWTGARGFVHELVKNTLGDDIKEFDYYFCGPPPMTDALQRMLMLEYKVPAKQMYFDRFY, encoded by the coding sequence ATGACGAATTTTTCTATTCGGGTATCAGGTGCTGACGAAAAGGAATTCCGCTGCGAGGCGGATGACACGATTCTCGGCGGTGCGTTGCGTAACGGCAACGGCTTCCCCTATGAGTGCAATTCCGGCGGCTGCGGCTCCTGCCAGTTCGAGCTGCTGGATGGTGAAGTCGAGGAGTTATGGCCGGATGCGCCGGGGCTGTCTCCGCGCGCAAGAGAACGGGGCCGTCGCCTGGCCTGTCAGTGCGTGCCGAAAACCGACCTTACTATCAAGGCCTCCTTCAGAGATGAATATGTGCCGGCGGTTGCGCCGAAAAAACAAAGCCTGACTTTTGTCGGTGCAAAACAGCTGACTCCGGATATGACTGAATTCAGTTTCAAGGCTTCCGAGGACGCCGAGTTCCTGCCCGGTCAGTTTGCCATGCTTGACCTGCCGGGCGTGGAAGGGCTGCGCGCCTATTCCATGAGCAACCTCGCCAATGCCGACGGCCTGTGGAATTTTGTCATCAAACGGGTCCCGGACGGGAAGGGGACTGCCTACCTGTTCGATATCATGAAGTCCGGTGATGAAATTTCTCTCGATGGGCCCTATGGCAACAGTTACCTGCGGACCGACAATGGTCGGGAAATCATCTGTGTGGCGGGCGGGTCCGGCCTGTCGCCGGTGCTGTCGATCCTGCGCGGCGCCGTTCAGGCGCCCGAGTTGGAAGGTCGCGGCTTGAAGCTGTTTTACGGTGGTCGCGGACCGCAGGATATCTGTGTGCATGATATCGTCGCGGCCGACCCGCTGCTGAGTTCAAGAGTTGAGGTGCATACGGCCATTTCAGATGAAGAGGCCCCCGGCGCGAGTGAGTGGACCGGCGCACGCGGATTTGTACATGAGTTGGTGAAAAATACCCTGGGCGACGACATCAAGGAGTTTGACTATTACTTCTGCGGGCCGCCGCCGATGACCGATGCTCTGCAACGAATGCTGATGCTGGAATACAAGGTGCCGGCAAAACAGATGTATTTTGACCGCTTCTATTAA
- a CDS encoding carboxymuconolactone decarboxylase family protein, whose amino-acid sequence MSNQEPRIPAVTEADWTDEMRDLFEVMEGPEAREKGPSREIIKYLAQHPVLSTKFLAFGSHLLFHSSLPDRERELVTLYVAWKTKSDYEWISHVPFGLHVGVTAEEIHEVKKGPSSDMWSDKDRDLLVACDQYLENYCLDDELWASLSREWSTEQMVELLFTIGNYMLFSGVLNTLRIPLEAGTEDFVKNFGLPD is encoded by the coding sequence ATGTCAAATCAAGAGCCACGCATTCCCGCCGTCACCGAAGCTGACTGGACCGACGAAATGCGCGATCTTTTCGAGGTCATGGAAGGGCCTGAAGCGCGGGAGAAGGGGCCGAGCCGGGAGATTATCAAATATCTTGCCCAGCATCCGGTTCTGTCTACAAAGTTTCTGGCTTTTGGGTCTCATCTGCTTTTCCATTCCAGTCTGCCGGACCGCGAGCGTGAATTGGTGACTCTTTATGTCGCCTGGAAAACCAAATCCGATTACGAGTGGATCAGTCACGTGCCGTTCGGGCTTCATGTTGGTGTGACCGCCGAAGAGATCCATGAAGTGAAGAAGGGGCCGTCCTCCGATATGTGGTCTGACAAGGACCGGGACCTGCTGGTTGCCTGTGATCAGTATCTGGAAAACTATTGCCTGGATGACGAACTCTGGGCATCGCTGTCCAGGGAATGGAGTACCGAGCAGATGGTAGAACTGCTGTTCACCATTGGTAACTACATGCTGTTTTCCGGGGTGCTGAACACATTGCGGATCCCGCTGGAGGCTGGAACCGAAGACTTCGTCAAAAACTTCGGTCTGCCGGATTAA
- a CDS encoding protocatechuate 3,4-dioxygenase produces the protein MAEIVGGFLMPHNPMLTLAPQAADPEQGKVIFDSFEKIVNRVKELEADTAIIIGDDHYTNFGPHCFPACLIATGDIDGPVEPFLNIERAPMANNEELAQHILKTGYDEGIDWSFAKSLTVDHSIAIPHHLAVKSVPGLKTIPIYLNAAVAPLLPSKRAYQIGESIKHAVESWSGNERVVVYGTGGISHWVGSVGMGRINPEFDHRILEMFRNGDIEGLIALDDETILNEGGDGCLEIKNWICAMGAFPGATTETISYEAVPQWITGMGFAEIKMAA, from the coding sequence ATGGCTGAAATAGTCGGCGGTTTTTTGATGCCGCATAACCCGATGCTGACACTGGCGCCGCAGGCAGCGGACCCTGAACAGGGTAAAGTGATTTTTGACTCCTTCGAGAAGATTGTAAATCGTGTCAAGGAGCTGGAAGCAGACACAGCGATCATCATTGGTGATGACCACTATACCAACTTCGGGCCCCATTGTTTTCCGGCCTGCCTGATCGCGACCGGCGATATCGATGGTCCGGTGGAACCGTTCCTCAACATCGAGCGGGCGCCGATGGCAAATAACGAGGAGCTTGCCCAGCATATTCTGAAGACAGGTTATGACGAAGGCATCGACTGGTCCTTTGCCAAATCCCTGACCGTCGATCACTCGATTGCCATTCCGCATCACCTGGCCGTCAAGTCGGTACCGGGCCTGAAAACCATTCCGATCTATCTGAACGCCGCTGTGGCGCCGCTGCTGCCCAGCAAGCGCGCCTACCAGATTGGCGAGAGCATCAAACATGCGGTCGAATCCTGGTCCGGCAATGAACGGGTTGTTGTGTACGGCACCGGCGGCATCAGTCACTGGGTTGGCAGTGTCGGCATGGGCCGCATTAATCCGGAATTTGATCACCGCATCCTCGAGATGTTCAGGAATGGCGACATTGAAGGCCTGATCGCCCTTGATGACGAGACGATCCTGAACGAGGGCGGCGACGGCTGCCTCGAAATCAAAAACTGGATCTGTGCAATGGGGGCCTTCCCCGGCGCCACGACGGAAACGATTTCCTATGAAGCTGTGCCCCAGTGGATCACCGGCATGGGCTTTGCCGAAATCAAAATGGCCGCCTGA
- a CDS encoding aromatic-ring-hydroxylating dioxygenase subunit beta has translation MNDHQPVSMEVHHEIQQFLYKEARFLDDEMMREWLTDMVDPEIRYQLVVRDERFRKDKSPDREREVYLFDDDFTILDLRVKQFETGLQYMNDPAQRMIRVVSNVEAFHRDSDGEFEVHSYGIASRFRRQYEGERSVFRRKDVLRRADDGTLKLLSRRIELGERVVRNKNLLFFL, from the coding sequence ATGAATGATCACCAACCTGTTTCCATGGAAGTGCATCACGAAATCCAGCAGTTTCTCTATAAGGAAGCGCGGTTTCTGGATGACGAGATGATGCGTGAATGGCTGACCGACATGGTGGATCCGGAAATCCGCTATCAGCTGGTTGTACGCGATGAACGTTTTCGCAAGGACAAGAGCCCGGACAGGGAACGGGAAGTTTATCTGTTTGATGACGATTTCACCATCCTGGACTTGCGTGTCAAACAGTTTGAAACCGGCTTGCAGTATATGAACGATCCGGCCCAGCGGATGATCCGTGTTGTCTCCAATGTGGAAGCTTTCCACCGTGACAGTGACGGAGAATTCGAGGTTCACTCCTATGGCATCGCGTCACGGTTCCGTCGTCAGTATGAAGGCGAACGTTCCGTGTTCCGCCGGAAGGATGTGCTGCGGCGCGCAGATGACGGCACGCTGAAGCTGCTGTCACGGCGGATTGAACTGGGTGAGCGCGTCGTCCGGAACAAGAATCTTTTATTCTTTCTTTGA
- a CDS encoding 2-hydroxychromene-2-carboxylate isomerase — MSNIDFYFDFISPYAYLANSQLPALARKYGYSISYKPIDLKAAKLAAGNTGPATAQMPAKLKYAMADFARWSKKYDVPLAFANVIPVTERANKGVFFAVEKGQAEEYVNALWKATFGSAGDFNSDELLSSVASEMGWSPEEFLEFVESDEAGRLYDEGNKAAQDRGVFGAPIMMVGEEMWWGNDRLDLLEEFLAEQSGS; from the coding sequence ATGAGTAATATCGACTTCTATTTCGACTTTATCAGTCCCTACGCCTATCTGGCCAACAGTCAGTTGCCGGCGCTGGCCAGAAAATACGGCTACAGCATTAGCTACAAGCCCATTGACCTGAAGGCGGCGAAGCTGGCGGCCGGCAATACCGGGCCAGCGACCGCGCAGATGCCCGCCAAGCTGAAATATGCCATGGCCGACTTTGCCCGCTGGTCCAAAAAATACGACGTGCCGCTGGCTTTCGCCAATGTCATCCCGGTGACGGAACGGGCCAACAAAGGGGTCTTTTTTGCCGTCGAGAAGGGGCAGGCCGAAGAGTATGTCAATGCCCTTTGGAAAGCGACTTTTGGGTCAGCCGGTGATTTCAACAGTGACGAGCTGTTGAGCAGCGTCGCCAGCGAGATGGGATGGTCGCCCGAGGAATTCCTTGAGTTCGTTGAATCAGACGAAGCCGGGCGCCTTTATGACGAAGGCAACAAGGCTGCCCAGGACCGTGGTGTGTTCGGTGCGCCGATCATGATGGTGGGCGAAGAAATGTGGTGGGGGAACGATCGCCTCGATCTTCTCGAAGAATTTCTGGCAGAGCAGTCCGGGAGTTAG
- a CDS encoding GntR family transcriptional regulator: protein MRKKQKDDPKSGTLVEMAHAALKKDIIAGFLRPGEKLRVEHLKQKYGVSSGTLREALTMLIADKLVEVEGQRGFTVALVSAEDLKDLCHIRILLEKEAIRESIEHGDDEWEASVVSSYHILSRATKAFSENPKDENLLAEWERRHREFHLSLISAAPSAWIRYFLDTAYQQYERYRHMFLEVAEEFYKDRDAAAEHEALLNAVLDRDADLAAKLIEEHLTLSINEWVGYFEKIGAFASSEDAAKVKKAG, encoded by the coding sequence ATGCGCAAGAAACAAAAAGATGATCCCAAAAGCGGCACGCTGGTCGAGATGGCCCATGCGGCGCTGAAAAAGGATATCATTGCCGGATTTCTTCGGCCCGGCGAGAAGTTGCGTGTGGAGCACCTGAAGCAGAAATACGGGGTCAGCAGCGGCACCCTGCGTGAAGCGCTGACGATGCTGATTGCCGACAAGCTTGTGGAAGTCGAAGGGCAACGGGGCTTTACCGTCGCATTGGTTTCTGCTGAGGATTTGAAAGATCTTTGCCACATCCGGATCCTGCTGGAGAAGGAAGCGATCAGAGAGTCCATTGAACATGGAGATGATGAGTGGGAAGCCAGTGTCGTGTCCTCCTACCACATCCTCAGCCGGGCGACGAAGGCTTTTTCCGAAAACCCCAAGGATGAAAATTTGCTTGCCGAGTGGGAACGCCGACATCGCGAATTTCATCTTTCCCTGATTTCCGCTGCACCGTCCGCGTGGATCCGTTACTTCCTGGATACAGCTTATCAGCAGTATGAGCGTTACCGTCATATGTTCCTGGAAGTTGCAGAGGAATTTTACAAGGATCGTGACGCCGCTGCAGAGCATGAGGCATTGCTGAATGCTGTACTGGACAGGGATGCTGATCTGGCGGCGAAATTGATTGAAGAGCACCTGACACTGTCCATCAACGAGTGGGTGGGATATTTCGAAAAAATTGGCGCCTTTGCCTCCTCCGAGGATGCGGCAAAAGTGAAGAAGGCTGGATAG
- a CDS encoding aromatic ring-hydroxylating oxygenase subunit alpha — MVDIKELIDVENWTHSRRIFWDRDIYEMELERIFARCWLFLTHESQIPNYGDFFVTKMGEDEVVVTRQKDGTIKAFLNQCRHRGMKLCMAEAGNARAFSCAYHGWAFGVDGELKSVPAEQEAYGPAFDRAQWGLRPVAKVESYQGFIFGCMDANAPSLVDYLGDAAWYMDVWAGVPGGLEFIGPPSRSIIKSNWKSPPENFVGDSYHIGWTHANALKAMMGEVMPQVAFADPKAGFQVTTRYGHGHGISHSPGPLLLAPSCPDLFEWQAKRSAEMAPEIGEKAAKIYAEHWDATIFPNCSYLLGTYVFKAWHPIGPDKMEVMTWAFAEKDMPDDLKQRLHVAVHRVFGTAGMLEGDDIDNFEYITRPNEGHVTRQGRLNLQMGMGYEREDPDYPGVIGNFLSEHGQRGFYRSWADCLSSDNWSELESKTATWREDLLRKKNA; from the coding sequence ATGGTGGACATTAAAGAACTGATTGACGTAGAGAACTGGACCCATAGTCGCCGGATATTTTGGGACCGGGATATCTATGAGATGGAGCTTGAGCGGATTTTTGCGCGCTGCTGGCTGTTCCTGACCCATGAAAGTCAGATTCCCAATTACGGTGATTTCTTCGTCACCAAAATGGGGGAAGACGAAGTGGTTGTCACCCGCCAGAAGGATGGCACCATCAAGGCTTTCCTCAACCAGTGTCGTCACCGCGGTATGAAGCTCTGTATGGCGGAAGCCGGCAACGCTCGCGCTTTTTCCTGTGCCTATCACGGCTGGGCCTTTGGCGTGGACGGCGAACTGAAAAGTGTTCCCGCCGAACAGGAAGCCTATGGCCCCGCCTTCGATCGAGCCCAATGGGGCCTGCGGCCGGTGGCCAAGGTGGAAAGCTACCAGGGATTTATCTTCGGCTGTATGGATGCCAATGCGCCGTCCCTGGTCGACTACCTGGGCGATGCAGCTTGGTATATGGATGTCTGGGCCGGTGTTCCCGGCGGACTGGAATTTATCGGCCCGCCGAGCCGCTCCATCATCAAGTCAAACTGGAAATCACCGCCGGAAAACTTTGTCGGCGACTCCTACCACATCGGCTGGACCCACGCCAACGCCCTGAAGGCGATGATGGGCGAGGTCATGCCACAGGTTGCCTTTGCCGACCCGAAAGCTGGTTTCCAGGTCACAACCCGTTACGGTCACGGCCACGGCATCAGCCACAGCCCGGGTCCTCTGCTGCTGGCCCCGAGCTGCCCCGACCTGTTTGAATGGCAGGCAAAACGCTCTGCCGAGATGGCGCCGGAAATCGGTGAAAAGGCTGCGAAAATTTATGCAGAACATTGGGATGCCACCATCTTCCCTAACTGTTCTTACCTTCTGGGAACCTATGTTTTCAAAGCCTGGCACCCGATCGGACCTGACAAGATGGAGGTCATGACATGGGCCTTTGCTGAGAAAGACATGCCCGATGACCTGAAGCAGCGCCTCCACGTGGCAGTTCACCGTGTGTTTGGTACAGCCGGTATGCTGGAGGGAGACGATATCGATAACTTCGAATATATCACGAGGCCCAATGAGGGGCATGTTACCCGCCAGGGACGCCTGAACCTGCAGATGGGGATGGGGTATGAGCGCGAGGATCCGGACTATCCCGGCGTTATCGGGAACTTCCTGAGCGAACATGGCCAACGCGGCTTCTACCGGTCTTGGGCCGACTGTTTGTCCTCTGACAACTGGTCCGAACTGGAATCTAAAACCGCGACCTGGAGGGAAGACCTCCTGCGCAAAAAGAACGCCTGA
- a CDS encoding dihydrodipicolinate synthase family protein, with product MAANKKLMTVEDVQGAWAIMPTPATDDASDWHATDTVDADEVTRAVKGMVEAGIDGILSLGTLGECATLTRDEKRKFIGTAVEATEGRIPFFAGTTALGTRETIEQTREAQELGAVGTMLGLPMWCAADMTTAVKFYKDVAEACPDMAICVYANHAAFRFAFATEFWEQVADIPQVIMAKYGAIPTLAADLAATKGQVKFLPIESMYLEAVKVDSEFCNAFWSSGAACDPSLASHIRDVVAAAVASNDFTAAEELIGEVGKTLWPLIPGGNNFDEFNKYNIGLEKERINAGGWMKAGPCRPPYTYVPEEYLDGARASGRGWAELAKKVKA from the coding sequence ATGGCTGCAAATAAAAAACTGATGACAGTCGAAGACGTTCAGGGCGCTTGGGCAATCATGCCGACACCGGCAACGGACGATGCTTCCGACTGGCATGCAACGGATACTGTTGATGCGGATGAAGTGACGCGTGCCGTAAAGGGTATGGTTGAGGCGGGGATCGATGGCATTCTTTCCCTCGGTACCCTGGGCGAATGTGCGACCCTGACCCGGGACGAAAAACGGAAGTTTATCGGCACAGCAGTAGAGGCTACCGAAGGCCGCATTCCCTTCTTTGCCGGTACGACTGCCCTTGGCACCCGCGAAACTATCGAGCAGACCCGCGAAGCCCAGGAGCTGGGCGCTGTCGGTACCATGCTCGGCCTGCCCATGTGGTGTGCTGCCGACATGACCACTGCCGTGAAATTTTACAAGGATGTGGCGGAAGCCTGTCCCGACATGGCGATCTGCGTTTACGCCAACCATGCCGCCTTCCGTTTCGCCTTCGCGACCGAGTTCTGGGAGCAGGTGGCGGATATTCCGCAGGTGATCATGGCTAAATATGGTGCCATTCCGACCCTGGCTGCCGATCTTGCCGCAACCAAGGGCCAGGTCAAATTCCTGCCGATCGAATCCATGTATCTTGAAGCTGTGAAGGTGGACTCGGAATTCTGTAACGCTTTCTGGTCCAGCGGTGCGGCGTGTGACCCGAGCCTCGCTTCCCATATCCGGGATGTTGTGGCAGCTGCTGTCGCTTCCAATGACTTTACGGCTGCTGAAGAACTGATCGGGGAAGTTGGCAAGACACTGTGGCCGCTGATCCCCGGTGGCAACAACTTCGATGAATTCAACAAATACAATATCGGGCTCGAGAAAGAGCGCATTAACGCCGGTGGCTGGATGAAAGCCGGTCCGTGCCGTCCGCCCTACACCTATGTGCCGGAAGAATATCTGGACGGCGCCCGCGCCTCCGGTCGCGGCTGGGCGGAACTGGCCAAAAAAGTTAAAGCGTAA